GCGGCGTGGGCCGTGATCAAGGCCACTTCCAGCATGTCGGCGCGCCCGAACGGGTAGAAGGTGTCCTTCACGCAGTCCTGCCCCATCGCCACGTTGACGCCGGCCTCCAGCAGCTCCTTGACCCGGGTGATCCCGCGCCGCACGGGCTGGCGATCCAGGCGTCCCTGGAGCATCAGGTTGGTGGCGGGGTTGGTGATCATGTGGACGCCGGCCCGCGCGAGCTTCTCGATGACCCGGCGCGCGTAGTCGTCGGGGTAGGCGGCCAGCGCGCAGGTGTGCCCGGCGGTCACGCGCCCCTGGTACCCGTTGGCGAGCGTGAGGTCGGCGACGATCTCGAGCGTCCGTGAGGCCGGGTCATCGGTCTCGTCGACGTGCATGTCGATGTCCCGGTCGTGGCGCAGCGCGACCTCGAAGCAGATCTCGACGTGCCGGCGGCTGTCGGCCGGGGAGGCCTCGTTGTGGGGCATACCCCCGACCAGATCGGCGCCCGCCTCCACGGCCCGCTCGAGCAGCTCCGCGGTCCCCGGGTCCCGCACGACGCCTTCCTGGGGGAACGCCACGATCTCCAGGTCCACCAGGTCCCGGTAGCGGGCCCGCGCCGCCGCCACGCCCTCCAGCGGCCGGAGCTTGCCGATCGTGTCCACGTCCACGTGCGTGCGGATTCGCGTGGTCCCCGTCAGGACGGCCGACTCGATGACCGGCCCGGCCCGGCGGACGATCTCCTCCACCGTGTAGGCGGCCTTCCGCTCCCAGAGGATCTCGATGGCCTCGCGCAGCGTCCCGGAGCGGTTGGGGCGGACGTCCTCGGCCACCAGCACCTTGTCGAGGTGGATGTGGGGATCGACGAAGGCCGGCGCCAGGAGCCGGCCGCCCGCCTCGACGTCCCGGGCGCCCCGGGCCGTGACCACGGCGGCGATCTCCGCGTAGCGCCCGCCGGCCACGGCGACGTCCCAGAGCCCGTCCCGCCCCCAGATCCGCGCCTGGCGCACGACGAGATCCATGCCTGGTCCTCCGCGCCTCCTGGCGACGATGGTCAACTATACGGCCGGATCAGGAGACGCGGCCAGGGGAACGCGGGCCGGGCGCCGCGCCGTCGGGCGCCGACACCGGCCGGCGCGGAATCGACCGAGGCGGGGTGCCCGACGCATCGGCGAGGAGCTGCAGGACGTGATGGACGCCCGGCAGGCGCATGGCGAAGCCGACCAGCGCGTACCCGAGATGAATGTGCTCGAGCCCGCGGGCCACCGCCACGATGCCGTGCTCCTCCGGGCTGCCGTCGCCCGGATCGTAGGTGATCCGCTCGAGGTCGCGGTCGGGGTGTCGCTCCGCGGCCACGACCTCGAGCGCGACGGGGCGGCGGCGCTCGAACCAGGGCTTGACCCCGGCGCACACCTCGCAGCTCTCGGCGACGTAGAGCCGGGCCGGCCCCTGGGTCCCGGCGAGGGCCGGATGCCACGGCCGGAAGCGCGGGAGCCAGCGCGGCACCGCCCGGCGGTAGGCGGTCCACCGGTCTCCGAAGCGAGCGTGCAGGTCGCCTTGCTCGTCCCAGCCCGCGATTCCGAGGCCGTAGAGATGCGCCATCACGGCGGCCGCCGAGACCCAGGGGCTCTCCAGCATGACCCCCCACACGGCGAGGGTCAGCATCGCCGAGAGCTGCATGGGACTGGCGAGATACGCATAGGGGCCACTCTGCACCAGGTGTCGGGGCGGGTCGTAGGGAATCGCGGTCCCCCCCCCGCGCTGGACGAACTCCTGCATGGCGCTCACGCCCAGCAGCCCGCACAGCCCCACGGCTTGCAGGCACAGGCCGAGCTGCCAGGCGGGACGGTCCCAGAGTGGCCGCCAGGCGCCGCCCGTCTGCTCCAGAATGATGGCCGGCATCAGGCCCAGGCTGATCCCGGCGGACAGCGGCACCTGGAGGGCCGCCCGGAGCGCGAGGCGCCGGTCCTCGGCCGTCCAGCGCGCGAGGAGCTGCGCCGGGACGAGGCAGAGCAGGGCGCCGACGGCCTCGCCGGCGAGCCAGCCGGGTTCGAGCCGCACGACGGGCGCCATTGCCGGCATGCACAGCGCATCGACCCACGCGAGCCCGAGCGCCACCAGGGCCAGGTTGAGTCGCGGGAAGGCCAGCGCCGGCACCGCACCCCACAGGAGCGTCCAGCCGAGATACACGTCGACCGGCAGGCCGAGCAGAAGCCCGCCCTCCGCGTGAAGCGTCCACCAGCCGAAGCGCCCGGCGAGCACGTGGAGCAGGAGCAGCGCCCACAGATTCCAGAGGCTCGCCAGCAGGCATCCGGTCCGCCAGGCCCGTCCCGGCCGGCGCCAGGCCCAGAGGACCAGGGTCGCCAGGACCGGCACGTACAGGGCGAGCAGTCGGACGAGGGTAGGGCGATCGATCACGAGCCGCCTCGCCTCATCGAGGCGTCGCGAGGTTGTCGATCAGATATTCGGCCGCCAGGCGCACGGCGTACCGTTCCCACGGCCCGAAGTACCAGATGGGGTCGAGCTCCCGTCGGTACCGCAGGATCCAGGTCACGCGCGAGCCTCGATCACCGGCGGCCGCCCACCGGATCTCGGCCTCCTGCCAGGTGAGCCAGTAGGCGACGAGGCTCTCGTCGGTGACGGGGCGAAGGCGAATCAGCCCCGGGCGCGACTCGATCACGTCCAGGACGAGATCGCCCGGTTGACCCTCGGCTCCGCTCAAGCGAATGCTCACGCGGTCCCCCGGGCTCAGGCCACGGCCGGCCGTCACGGTCGGCTGCGCAAACCCGAGTCGCAGAAAGGCCGGCAGCGGCGTGTGAAACGCGGGCGAACGGGCGAGCTGGCGGGCGATCGCGTCCGGGCTCGCCGCGACCTCGCGCGAGGCCGTCACCACCTCCGCGCGCGGCCACGCGAGCCGGTCGTCGACGCCTTCCAGGGCCAGCGGAAGCAGCACGAGCAGCGCCAGACAGCCCGCGGTGTTCCTGGCCCTCTCGCCGAACCGCCGGCGGGTCCAGTCCACCCAGGCGCCGATCATGACGCCGACCGCGAAGAAGAGCGGCGCCGCCATGAGGATGCAGATGACGCCTTCTCCGAGGGCGATGCCGGACATGAGGAGCGCGATGGTCATGGCCTTGCAGATCGAGCCGGTCGCGCTGCGAGGCGTGCCGGACAGAACCACGATGATCGCCAGCAGGGTCGGGATCCCGATGAACAGGGCGGCGGTCTGCTCCAGCCGGTGCGCCACCAGGAGCCGGTAGGCCAGGCTGGCGCAGGCGACCGCCAGGATCACGCCCACCATCGCCCACCGGGCCCGGCTCGCTCGCGCGGGCGCCTCGGCCCGGTCGCTCGGGGCCGGCTCCGGCCCCCGACCGCCAGCCCAGCGCAGGAGGAACACGGGGGGGGCCACGAAGACGAGCAGCAGCATCACCGCCACCGTCCAGTCCGCCCGGAGAAGGCCGGCCAGCGCGACCAGCGCCGTGAGCCCCTGGACGGCCGCCGTCGCCGGGAGGGTGAACAGGGCGTTCGTGATCCCCACCAGCGCCACCACCAGGATGGAGACGACGCTCCAGGGGTCCGCCCCGGGGCCGCGCGTGCCGCTGAGCCGCCAGGCCGCCAGCGCGACGAAGACCGCCACCAGGGCCCACCGGGCTCCGCCGATTTGCGTGCGTGCCATAGGGTCCTCCCCTCGAAGACCGCCGCGCCGGGCTCGGTCAGCCGGCTCCAGGCGTGGGTCCCGACCGTCGGACCGGCGCCGACTCGGGTACGAGCTCCGCCTCGCGCAGGATGGCCATCACTCGCCGGCGGACGGGCGTGAGCAGCGGCGAGGTGACGAATCGCCGGGCATCGTGCACGAAGTCGACCGCGGCGTCGATCAGGCGTCGGGTGCGCTTCTGCCCGGGAGACGAGTCGTAGAGGAAGTAGAGGAGAACGCCCAGGTGCAACGTCCAGAGCAGCACCGGAGCGGCGCCGCGGAGGTCGGCCGGCAGTCGCTCGTCCCCGATCGCCTCCTCGAAGACGGCGACACTCAGCTCCCGCTGGCGGCGGTTGGCGGGGCCGAACCAGGAGAGGGGATGCTTCGGCTCACCCCCGTACCGGAACAGCGCGCGCAGGAGCTTGCGGTCCCTCTCGAGAATGTCGATCTTGGCGTGAAAGGCGACGCCGAGGCGTTCCCGGAAGTCGCGGGCGCGGGCGAACCCCTCCCGGGCGCGGGCCAGGTGCTCCTGCTGGACGTAGTCATAGTAGGCGCCGACGATCGCCTCTTTGCTCTCGAAGTAGTAGTAGGCGGCGCCTAGCGCGATCCCGGCCTCGGCCGCCACGTCCCGCATGGTGGTCTGGTCGAAGCCCCGCGCCCGGAACAGCCTCAGCGCCGTCTCCAGGATGTGCTGCCCGGTGTCCTCGGCCGGCGCGCCGGAGGCCCTGAACATGTTCAAATCATAGGACGGCGACGATCCCGGTGTCAAGGATTCCCTGAACATGTTCAAAAGAGCCGGCCCCGCGCGCGGCCGGGGTCAGTCCGAGGTGGGCTTGGACTCGTCCACGGGAGCCCGGAAGAGACCCCCCGCGATCTCCGCTTCGCGCTTCTTGATCATCTCGACGACGTCTTTCGGGAGCTTGCTCCCCCACGCGCGCAGGGGGGCCAGCCGGGCGCCGCCCCGCTGCATCATGGTCCACTCGGCGTAGTCCATCGCCATGAAGGTCCCGCGCCGGACCGACTCCAGGACGTACTTGACCAGCGGGTACATGTCCCACACCGGGCCGGTGATGACGGTCTCGGGGGCGAGGTGCTGCTGGTCCAGGAGGTTGCCGAAGGCCAGCTTGCCCCGCTCCTTGGCGGCGTCGATCACCCCGTAGCGCTCGGCGTAGAGAACGTCGGCGCCTGCTTCGATCTGGGCCAGGGCGGCTTCCTTGGCCTTCGGGGGATCGAACCAGCTTCCGATGAAGGCGACCTTCACCTTGACGTTCGGGTTCGCCTCGCGCGCGCCCTCCTTGAAGGCGTTGATCAGGCGGTTCACCTCGGGCACCGGGTGCCCGCCCACCACCCCCAGCACGTTCGACTTGGTGACCTTGCCTGCGATCATCCCGCACACATAGGCGGGCTCGTGGATCCAGTCGTCGAAGACGCCGAAGTTCGGCTGAGCCGGGCCGAGCCCGGAGCCGAAGAGGAACTTGGTCTTCGGATACGCCTTGGCCACTCGCCGGGCCGCCTGCTCCTGGCCGAAGGCGTCCCCCATGATCAGGTCGTAGCCCTTCTGGGCATACTCCCGGACCACGCGCTCGAAATCGGCGGCCGGGACCTTCTCCGTCCAGTCGTACCGGACCCCCATCTCCTTCTGCGCGCGGAGGAGCGCCTGGTGGATGGCGCCGTCCCACGGCTCCTCGATGGAAGTCTGGAAGATCGAGACCACCCGCAGCTTCTTGGTCGGGGCGGCGGCCGGCTTCTTGGCCGGCTCGGGTTGCTTCGGCTGGGCGCCGGCGGGCGAGGCGTCGAACCCCCCCGGCCAGACGGCCATCAGGAGCGCGGCGACCACTCCCGCAGTGGCGACACTCTGGCGCCTCATCGCCCACCTCCCTGGTCGATGACG
The sequence above is drawn from the Candidatus Methylomirabilota bacterium genome and encodes:
- a CDS encoding amidohydrolase family protein — protein: MDLVVRQARIWGRDGLWDVAVAGGRYAEIAAVVTARGARDVEAGGRLLAPAFVDPHIHLDKVLVAEDVRPNRSGTLREAIEILWERKAAYTVEEIVRRAGPVIESAVLTGTTRIRTHVDVDTIGKLRPLEGVAAARARYRDLVDLEIVAFPQEGVVRDPGTAELLERAVEAGADLVGGMPHNEASPADSRRHVEICFEVALRHDRDIDMHVDETDDPASRTLEIVADLTLANGYQGRVTAGHTCALAAYPDDYARRVIEKLARAGVHMITNPATNLMLQGRLDRQPVRRGITRVKELLEAGVNVAMGQDCVKDTFYPFGRADMLEVALITAHAAHLSLPPEVETVFAMGTTRAARVLRTPDYGVEVGHRADFVLLDAPTPAEAIRLQAARRLVVRLGRVVAETAVEQRLHRDGPAAFDATSVGQ
- a CDS encoding isoprenylcysteine carboxylmethyltransferase family protein — translated: MIDRPTLVRLLALYVPVLATLVLWAWRRPGRAWRTGCLLASLWNLWALLLLHVLAGRFGWWTLHAEGGLLLGLPVDVYLGWTLLWGAVPALAFPRLNLALVALGLAWVDALCMPAMAPVVRLEPGWLAGEAVGALLCLVPAQLLARWTAEDRRLALRAALQVPLSAGISLGLMPAIILEQTGGAWRPLWDRPAWQLGLCLQAVGLCGLLGVSAMQEFVQRGGGTAIPYDPPRHLVQSGPYAYLASPMQLSAMLTLAVWGVMLESPWVSAAAVMAHLYGLGIAGWDEQGDLHARFGDRWTAYRRAVPRWLPRFRPWHPALAGTQGPARLYVAESCEVCAGVKPWFERRRPVALEVVAAERHPDRDLERITYDPGDGSPEEHGIVAVARGLEHIHLGYALVGFAMRLPGVHHVLQLLADASGTPPRSIPRRPVSAPDGAAPGPRSPGRVS
- a CDS encoding TetR/AcrR family transcriptional regulator, whose protein sequence is MFRASGAPAEDTGQHILETALRLFRARGFDQTTMRDVAAEAGIALGAAYYYFESKEAIVGAYYDYVQQEHLARAREGFARARDFRERLGVAFHAKIDILERDRKLLRALFRYGGEPKHPLSWFGPANRRQRELSVAVFEEAIGDERLPADLRGAAPVLLWTLHLGVLLYFLYDSSPGQKRTRRLIDAAVDFVHDARRFVTSPLLTPVRRRVMAILREAELVPESAPVRRSGPTPGAG
- a CDS encoding BMP family protein yields the protein MRRQSVATAGVVAALLMAVWPGGFDASPAGAQPKQPEPAKKPAAAPTKKLRVVSIFQTSIEEPWDGAIHQALLRAQKEMGVRYDWTEKVPAADFERVVREYAQKGYDLIMGDAFGQEQAARRVAKAYPKTKFLFGSGLGPAQPNFGVFDDWIHEPAYVCGMIAGKVTKSNVLGVVGGHPVPEVNRLINAFKEGAREANPNVKVKVAFIGSWFDPPKAKEAALAQIEAGADVLYAERYGVIDAAKERGKLAFGNLLDQQHLAPETVITGPVWDMYPLVKYVLESVRRGTFMAMDYAEWTMMQRGGARLAPLRAWGSKLPKDVVEMIKKREAEIAGGLFRAPVDESKPTSD